A DNA window from Pseudodesulfovibrio thermohalotolerans contains the following coding sequences:
- a CDS encoding FeoA family protein, producing MTEFPTGSVVRISGIDGGRQARSRMLALGMTPGCPVTVLSGGSKGCRVRVRGSDVVLCCGLAAKILAVLDSSDEGPRCTCCPGPRARAS from the coding sequence TTGACAGAATTTCCGACCGGCTCTGTTGTACGTATTTCCGGTATAGACGGCGGCCGTCAGGCGCGCTCCAGAATGCTCGCCCTGGGCATGACCCCCGGCTGCCCGGTAACGGTGCTGAGCGGCGGCTCCAAGGGGTGCCGAGTGCGTGTGCGCGGCTCCGACGTAGTGTTATGTTGCGGTCTGGCCGCAAAAATCCTGGCCGTGCTCGACTCCTCGGACGAAGGCCCCCGGTGCACATGCTGTCCCGGTCCGCGCGCCCGAGCGTCCTAG
- a CDS encoding YbgA family protein, giving the protein MPDTIRIGISACLAGHKVRYDGTTAKAEHLTGTLAKYLEFVPVCPEAACGMGVPREAVRLVGDPKSPRLKGRQTGRDWTDTMHAWAESFLPELEKARLCGFIFKAKSPSNGIGRVKVYRESGGQPASYAGVGIFAAMVMKRFPLLPVEDDGRLHDIGLRANFIERIFTERRWQQFLDNSPSRRGLIDFHTRHKMLIRSHDVTGYRELGRIVAENGNSDALFRRYHDRLARAMALKPTVRKNVDVLMHILGYFKKLLSADEKRECLELIESYRNELVPLIVPVTLFNHYVRKYDVRYLRDQYYLAPHPLDLKLRNHA; this is encoded by the coding sequence ATGCCCGACACCATCAGAATCGGCATCAGCGCATGTCTGGCCGGTCACAAGGTCCGCTACGACGGAACAACGGCCAAGGCCGAACATCTCACCGGGACTCTGGCCAAATACCTGGAGTTCGTCCCGGTGTGCCCGGAGGCGGCCTGCGGCATGGGCGTGCCCAGAGAAGCCGTGCGCCTGGTCGGCGATCCGAAAAGCCCCCGTCTCAAGGGACGGCAGACCGGCAGGGACTGGACCGACACCATGCACGCCTGGGCCGAATCCTTCCTCCCGGAATTGGAAAAGGCCCGACTGTGCGGATTCATCTTCAAGGCCAAATCACCGTCCAACGGCATAGGCCGGGTCAAGGTCTACCGCGAATCTGGCGGCCAGCCCGCCAGCTATGCGGGCGTCGGCATCTTCGCCGCCATGGTCATGAAACGATTTCCCCTGCTCCCCGTGGAGGACGACGGCCGTCTGCACGACATCGGCCTGCGAGCCAATTTCATCGAGCGTATCTTCACCGAGCGCCGCTGGCAGCAATTTCTGGACAACTCCCCTTCCCGGCGAGGACTCATCGACTTCCACACCCGTCACAAGATGCTCATTCGATCCCACGACGTGACCGGCTACCGCGAACTGGGCCGGATAGTGGCCGAAAACGGAAACTCCGACGCCCTGTTCCGCCGCTATCATGACCGGCTGGCCCGGGCCATGGCCCTCAAACCCACGGTACGCAAGAACGTGGACGTACTCATGCACATCCTCGGCTACTTCAAGAAGCTGCTCTCCGCCGACGAAAAACGGGAATGCCTCGAACTTATAGAGAGCTACCGCAATGAACTGGTCCCGCTTATCGTGCCCGTAACGCTGTTCAACCACTATGTACGCAAGTACGACGTCCGCTACCTGCGCGACCAATATTACCTCGCCCCCCACCCGTTGGACCTCAAGCTGCGCAACCACGCATGA
- the metG gene encoding methionine--tRNA ligase, translated as MQRFYITTPIYYVNAKPHLGHAYTTTVADSLNRFHRLMGEETYFLTGTDEHGDKIVQAAESNGQTPQEYVDVISKLFEDLWPNMNISNNDFIRTTQPRHKEVVKQILQKVYDAGDIYFGEYGGHYCFGCERFYTEKELVNGLCPDHQTKPEYIAEKNYFFKMSKYRDWLLEHIETHPDFIRPERYKNEVVSLLESGELEDLCISRPKSRLTWGIELPFDSDYVTYVWFDALINYVAALGYPDSDKFKKFWPAANHLVAKDILKPHAVFWPTMLKAAGIEPYQHLNVHGYWLVEDTKMSKSIGNVVEPLAMKDAYGLDAFRYFLLREMSFGQDSSFSEKALVGRLNADLANDLGNLFNRTLSMTHKYFGGQIPSPDVEDVVDAEIKKLGQDAMKSFQDFFSELKFSRALEGLWELVRGLNKYIDETAPWTLFKENNTGRLSTVIYVLLENMRKIAVHLWPVMPEASEKMLEQLGIAFAPEKVNLPKELDVWGLLESDITVAKTSNLFPRVDLPEEEAQEKPAKKAKKASKKNDKAAEETVSEIEFEDFQKVDLRVGTVKSVEKHPDADRLLIVKVDTGDKDLRQVVAGIADFFTPEDLVGRQVVVVANLKPRKLRKQLSQGMILAVKTDNGMELLTPSGEVAPGSKVS; from the coding sequence TTGCAACGCTTTTACATCACCACGCCCATTTATTACGTGAACGCCAAGCCCCATTTGGGCCACGCGTATACCACCACCGTGGCCGATTCCCTGAATCGGTTTCATCGGCTCATGGGCGAGGAGACTTACTTTCTGACCGGCACCGACGAACATGGAGACAAGATCGTCCAGGCCGCGGAAAGCAACGGCCAGACTCCGCAGGAGTATGTTGACGTCATCAGCAAGCTCTTCGAGGACCTCTGGCCGAACATGAACATTTCCAACAACGACTTCATTCGTACCACTCAGCCGAGGCACAAGGAAGTCGTCAAGCAGATTCTGCAGAAGGTCTATGACGCCGGAGATATCTATTTCGGCGAATACGGAGGCCATTACTGCTTCGGCTGTGAGCGGTTTTACACCGAGAAGGAACTGGTCAACGGACTGTGCCCGGACCACCAGACCAAGCCCGAGTACATCGCGGAGAAGAACTACTTCTTCAAAATGTCCAAGTACCGCGACTGGCTTCTGGAACACATCGAGACGCATCCGGATTTCATCCGGCCCGAGCGTTACAAGAACGAGGTCGTTTCCCTGCTTGAATCCGGTGAGCTCGAAGACCTGTGCATCTCCCGTCCCAAGTCCCGCCTGACCTGGGGCATCGAGCTGCCTTTCGATTCCGATTACGTCACCTATGTCTGGTTCGACGCGCTCATCAACTATGTGGCCGCTCTGGGATACCCCGACAGCGACAAGTTCAAGAAATTCTGGCCCGCAGCCAACCATCTGGTGGCCAAGGATATCCTCAAGCCCCATGCGGTGTTCTGGCCGACCATGCTCAAAGCGGCCGGAATTGAGCCGTACCAGCACCTCAACGTGCACGGCTACTGGCTGGTGGAGGACACCAAGATGTCCAAGTCCATCGGCAATGTGGTCGAGCCTCTGGCCATGAAGGATGCCTACGGTCTGGACGCCTTCCGCTACTTCCTGCTGCGCGAGATGTCCTTTGGCCAGGATTCCAGCTTTTCCGAAAAGGCGCTGGTCGGCCGTCTCAACGCGGATTTGGCCAACGATCTGGGCAACCTGTTCAACCGCACTCTGTCCATGACCCACAAGTACTTCGGCGGCCAGATTCCCAGCCCCGACGTGGAGGACGTGGTGGACGCGGAGATCAAGAAGCTTGGTCAGGACGCCATGAAGTCCTTCCAGGATTTCTTCTCCGAACTGAAGTTTTCCCGCGCCCTTGAGGGATTGTGGGAACTGGTGCGCGGCCTGAACAAGTATATCGACGAGACCGCCCCTTGGACGCTCTTCAAGGAGAACAACACCGGGCGGTTGTCCACGGTCATTTACGTGCTCCTTGAGAACATGCGCAAGATCGCCGTGCACCTGTGGCCGGTCATGCCCGAGGCGTCCGAGAAAATGCTCGAACAGCTCGGCATCGCTTTTGCCCCGGAAAAGGTCAACCTGCCCAAGGAGCTGGACGTCTGGGGCCTGCTGGAGTCCGACATCACCGTGGCCAAGACCTCCAATCTCTTCCCCCGTGTGGATCTGCCCGAGGAAGAGGCCCAGGAAAAGCCCGCGAAGAAGGCCAAGAAAGCTTCCAAGAAGAACGACAAGGCGGCGGAAGAGACTGTCTCCGAGATCGAGTTCGAGGACTTTCAGAAGGTCGACCTGCGCGTGGGCACGGTCAAGTCGGTGGAGAAGCATCCCGACGCGGACCGGCTTCTTATCGTCAAGGTCGATACCGGCGACAAGGATCTGCGTCAGGTCGTAGCGGGCATAGCCGACTTCTTCACGCCCGAGGACCTCGTCGGCCGACAGGTGGTCGTGGTCGCCAACCTCAAGCCCCGCAAGCTGCGCAAACAGCTTTCCCAGGGCATGATCCTGGCCGTCAAGACCGACAACGGCATGGAGCTTCTCACTCCCTCCGGGGAGGTCGCTCCCGGCAGCAAGGTCAGCTAA
- a CDS encoding PSP1 domain-containing protein: MSQILGVKFNDYGQVYYFGSGPFVVREGQHVIVKTDQGMGLGKVILVRQAPKEGSGEDEDGHKVIYRLANDKDMEAVAENEVLSRDAFKFCRACISSHKLGMKLVDVEVFFDRSKMVFYFTAPGRIDFRELIKDLVKEYRTRIELRQIGVRHETQMLGAIGNCGQMCCCRRFMRKFVPVTIKMAKEQNLFLNPTKISGICGRLLCCLSFEQKGYEEFHGMCPRVGKKYQTSLGTVKVLRSNFFKKSLSLLDENFEEQEVSIDEWNEIVNKPPSDAAKAEAKARVAAPKGRRGGRHPVPSGAASGKGGKQPAQPEQNAEPVTEAKQVRDERKRRPRKDVPRKAGGPEQAAAGSDEGDDAKSKRARRPRRRRRRPPKK, encoded by the coding sequence ATGAGCCAAATACTTGGTGTTAAATTTAATGATTACGGACAGGTGTATTATTTCGGCTCCGGCCCGTTCGTAGTCCGCGAAGGGCAGCACGTCATCGTCAAGACCGATCAGGGCATGGGACTGGGCAAGGTCATTCTCGTCCGCCAGGCCCCCAAGGAGGGGAGCGGCGAGGATGAAGACGGCCACAAGGTCATCTACAGACTGGCCAATGACAAGGACATGGAGGCCGTAGCCGAAAACGAAGTCCTGTCCAGGGATGCCTTCAAGTTCTGCCGCGCCTGCATCAGCAGCCACAAGCTGGGCATGAAGCTGGTGGATGTGGAGGTCTTTTTCGATCGCTCCAAAATGGTCTTCTATTTCACTGCGCCGGGCCGCATAGATTTTCGCGAGCTTATCAAGGATCTGGTCAAGGAATACCGTACCCGTATCGAGCTTCGGCAGATCGGCGTTCGCCACGAGACGCAGATGCTCGGAGCCATTGGCAACTGCGGCCAGATGTGCTGCTGCCGCCGGTTCATGCGCAAGTTTGTGCCCGTGACCATCAAGATGGCCAAGGAACAGAATCTTTTCCTTAATCCTACTAAAATTTCAGGCATTTGCGGAAGGCTGCTCTGTTGTCTGAGCTTTGAGCAGAAGGGATATGAGGAGTTTCACGGCATGTGTCCGCGCGTGGGCAAGAAGTACCAGACATCGCTTGGTACAGTGAAGGTCCTGCGGTCCAATTTTTTCAAGAAATCCCTTTCCTTGCTTGACGAAAATTTCGAAGAGCAGGAAGTTTCCATTGACGAATGGAATGAAATAGTTAACAAGCCGCCGAGCGACGCGGCCAAGGCGGAAGCCAAGGCCCGGGTCGCTGCTCCCAAGGGGCGCAGAGGCGGTCGCCATCCCGTGCCGTCCGGCGCGGCGAGCGGCAAAGGCGGCAAACAGCCCGCCCAGCCCGAACAAAACGCGGAACCCGTTACAGAGGCCAAACAGGTCAGGGACGAACGCAAACGTCGTCCCCGCAAGGACGTTCCACGCAAGGCGGGTGGCCCCGAGCAGGCTGCCGCCGGTTCCGACGAAGGCGACGACGCCAAGTCCAAGCGCGCACGCAGACCCAGAAGGCGCAGACGCAGGCCTCCCAAGAAGTAG